Genomic DNA from Spirochaetia bacterium 38H-sp:
TTTAAGCACTAGGTTTTTGCCTCCCTGAGAAAGTTTCATAAGCTCAGTTTTAAAATTATGCCACTTAGTTTCTGCAATAGAGGCATCAAGCTCAACAGAGCTCGCATAGTTTTCATTCTTTATTTTCAAAGAATACTTGTCAACAAGCGGTTTTATCCTGTGATAAAGTTCGTAAGAACATGACAGGGAAAACTCACACATAGGAACATACTCACGAATGTCGGAAGAATCAAGGGCAAGTCTGGCAGCCTCCGCATACGCATGAACAAGTCCTCCTGTTCCAAGTTTTATTCCACCAAAGTATCTAATAACAACAACAAGGAGATTCCACAGGTTCCTTCCTGTTATCTGAGAAAGAACGGGTTTTCCAGCTGTTCCATGTGGTTCACCATCATCGCTCATGCCAATAATCTCAGAACCTGGCTTGCCTATGGCATATGCATATACAACATGAGTTGCATCAGAATATTCTTCTCGTTTCTTTTTTATCTCTATCTCTGCCGTATCCCTATCTATCACGGGAATAGCATAGGATATAAAACGAGAACGCTTTACAGTATATTCTGCCATGGAAACGGAAGATATCATAAAGTAAGAACTCATATAACAAGATTATATAAGACTCTAAAAACACTCAATATATAAAAAAATACGACAATACTTTTCTTATGGTAATTTATCGAGTAATATGCATTATACGGAGGAAAAAATGGATTATGTAAAGACAATTGCCCTTGTTGCACATGATAATAGAAAGCAGGATTTACTTGAGTGGGTAAGATGGAATTATAAAACTCTTATCCAGCATAAGCTTGTATGCACAGGTACTACAGGAAAGCTTGTACAAGAAACCATAACAGGTCTTATGGAAGAAGGAGACAGACAGACATATCCCATTATAAGATTAAAGTCAGGACCATTGGGAGGAGACCAGCAGCTTGGCGCTATGATAGCAGAAGAGAAAGTTGATATACTTATATTCCTGTGGGATCCAATGGAACCTCAACCACATGATGTCGATGTTAAGGCTTTATTAAGAATAGCAGTTCTATATAATATTCCCATAGCAAACAACAGATCCACAGCAGACTTTATTATCTCATCAGAGTTGTTTAAACAGCAATACCAGCCCATAAAGAGAGATTATTCCAGCTATTTAAACAGAACAGTACCCGGAGAATAAAAGATGCAAATAATCCTTGCCAGCAACAATCAGCACAAAAAAGAAGAACTGGGGAAGATACTTTATCCCCACACCATACTATTGCCTCAGGACATGGGTATAAGCTTCTCCTGCGAGGAAACAGGAAAGACATACATAGAAAATGCGATACAAAAAGCACAGACATTATACAAACAGATAGAGAAACCTGTTCTTTCCGATGATTCTGGGCTTAGTGTTGAAGCACTTGACGGAAGACCTGGAATACATTCTGCCAGATTTGGAGAACAGGAAACAGGAAAAAAGCTTAACCAGAAAGAAAAGAATAGACTTCTTTTGGAACTTATGGGTGACAAAAAAGAACGAAAAGCAGCATTTGTCTGCTGCATGGTTCTTTTTATAAACCCATTGAGAATATATGCTGTGCAGGAAACACTGGAAGGTTATATTGCAACAGAGGAACGCGGGACAAACGGATTTGGCTATGACCCTATCTTCTATCTGCCACAATATGATAAACACCTTGCAGAACTATCTCCCGAGGAAAAAAACAAGATATCCCACAGAGGGAAGGCAGCAAAAAGAATATCAAAACTTTTGGAGGATATATGAAACTCATCACAAGAAAAGAACAAAAAAAGCAGGATTGCTGGGATTTATCTAGCCTCTTTGCAAACGATAAAGAGTGGGAAGAAACACTAGAAGAAATAAAAAAAGAGATTCCTGTTCTGCTAGAGTATAAAGGAAAGCTTTCCCAATCCGTTAAAGTTTTTTCGGACTTTCTGGTTAAATATTTCTCCTTATTACAAAAAGCAGAAGCCTTAGGTGTATATGCATATCTAAGACTTTCTGAGGACGGAGGAGAAGCAGAAAGACAAAAATTATGGGGTATTTATCTGGGATTTTCCGCACAATTTTCAAGTGCACTCAGTTTTGTAGAACCAGAGATTCTAAAGTTGCCTCAAGAAATAACAGATTATGTGCTCAAAGATGATTCTCAAAAAGATTATCACATCTGGTTAAAAAAGCTTTTGAGGTATAAAAAATATATACTTACGGAAGAACAGGAAAAACTTCTTGCAGAACTTTCCGAGTCCAGGTCTCTTGCTCAGAGGGCTTTTTCTGCTCTTAATGATGTGGATATGGAATTTGGCACTGTGGAGACAGAAAAGGGGTTGGAGTCTTTGACTCATGGCTCATATATGCGCTTTATGGAAAATAGAA
This window encodes:
- a CDS encoding YigZ family protein is translated as MSSYFMISSVSMAEYTVKRSRFISYAIPVIDRDTAEIEIKKKREEYSDATHVVYAYAIGKPGSEIIGMSDDGEPHGTAGKPVLSQITGRNLWNLLVVVIRYFGGIKLGTGGLVHAYAEAARLALDSSDIREYVPMCEFSLSCSYELYHRIKPLVDKYSLKIKNENYASSVELDASIAETKWHNFKTELMKLSQGGKNLVLKFNGGNNEC
- a CDS encoding methylglyoxal synthase is translated as MDYVKTIALVAHDNRKQDLLEWVRWNYKTLIQHKLVCTGTTGKLVQETITGLMEEGDRQTYPIIRLKSGPLGGDQQLGAMIAEEKVDILIFLWDPMEPQPHDVDVKALLRIAVLYNIPIANNRSTADFIISSELFKQQYQPIKRDYSSYLNRTVPGE
- the rdgB gene encoding RdgB/HAM1 family non-canonical purine NTP pyrophosphatase; protein product: MQIILASNNQHKKEELGKILYPHTILLPQDMGISFSCEETGKTYIENAIQKAQTLYKQIEKPVLSDDSGLSVEALDGRPGIHSARFGEQETGKKLNQKEKNRLLLELMGDKKERKAAFVCCMVLFINPLRIYAVQETLEGYIATEERGTNGFGYDPIFYLPQYDKHLAELSPEEKNKISHRGKAAKRISKLLEDI